CCGCCTTTTCCATCCGCCACAAAATACAGGTATGACGTTTTGGCTGGGTGCGCAGCCGCATCCAATGAGGCTTTCCCCGGCATCGCGATGGGCGTCGGCGGCAGGCCGAAAATGACATAAGTATTGTAAGGCGTCGGCGTGTCTAATGCTTTACGGGTTATCACGCCTTTATAGTCATCACCCATGCCATAAATCACCGTGGGGTCAGTCTGCAAGCGCATACCAAGCCGTAAGCGATTGACAAAAACGGAGGCGACCTGAGTACGTTCTTCATTGATCGCCGTTTCTTTTTCAATGATTGACGCCATCGTCAGTAATTCGTCCGATGTCTTATACGGCAATCCTTCTTCGCGCCCTTTCCAGACCTCATCCACCGTTTTTTTCATGCGCTGATGCGCACGCTGCAACAGGGCAATATCGCTCGTACCTGCCGTGTATGAATACGTATCAGGATAAAACCAGCCTTCCGGGTTCGACTTATCTTTGATTTCCAACTGGGTGGCGATGTCTTGTTCGGTTTTATCGGCCAGTGAATGCTTGATATAAGGTGCTTGTTGCAGCGTGACCAGCCACTCTTTCAAACGTGAACCTTCGACAAAACGGATGGAAAATTGCGCTTCTTTTCCGCTGGACAGCAGCGCCAGCATCTCGCGCACGGTCATGCCCGACGTCAAGCGATACGTACCTGCTTTGAATTTTGCCAATTCAGGTTCAAAACGCAGCAGCCACGGAAAAAATGTGTCATCAGTAGTAATTTTCTGATCGAGAAGCAGCGTTTCCAGCCCTTCTCTTCCCGTACCAGCCGGAAGCGTAAAGATAGTTTCCTTTTCGATAGCCAATGGAGAATCAGCAAAACGCTGCATTTTCTGCCATGCGACCAGTAATATCAGCACAACGGCAGTGATAATCAGCAAACTAATTTTCTTTTTCTTCATAAATCAACCATCTACTAGCAGTCAGGACTTAGGAATTGATAAAGCTCTCGGGAGTGATAACGCCAGATGTGCGCCTGGTTCACAGGGACGATCGGCATTAATGCATTACAAACCAGCACTTCATCCGCATCGGACAGTGCAATCAAGGGTTCGCTGACGATCTGTAGCTCGAAATCAGAATCTGCCAGCAAGGCAATAATATGCTGTCGAGCAACACCCTCCACTCCTGACTCGGATAAATCCGGCGTATAGACCCGGAGCCCTTTACGCCAGAATAAATTCGCGGCACAGCATTCCACTAGCGCACCCGAGGTGTCAAGCACGAGGGTCTCATCGGCTGAGGTCTGGTCAAGATGCGCGCGGATCAGCACTTGTTCGAGCCGATTCAGATGCTTTATTCCCGCCAGCAACGGATTTTTAGCTAGCGCCACCGGGCTGAGATTCAGGCTAATACCCTGCTCACGCCAGCCGGCATAGTGCGCAGGATAGCTGACCTGCATGACGACTCGGGTTGGCTGCGTGCAGCCTTGGGCACTATATCCACGCCCACCGACACCCCGCGTGAGCATCACTTTCACTACGCCGTCAGCTCGTCCCAGTGCTGCCTGTTTCATTTCAGCGAGCAGACTTTCCCAATCAAGCGTCGGAAATAATAAGCGCGTAGCGGCCTGTTGCAGACGCGCGACGTGTCGATCAAGCCAGACAATCTCGCCATCGCATACTCTGGCTGTCGTAAAACAACCGTCACCGTACTGTGTACCCCGATCGAGTACCGAAAGCTGTTCCTGTAACTGGCCATTAATCCACAGCATATAAGCTCCGCATCATTCATCGTCGTCAGCTTGCCAGCAAAGCGGCGTTGCAGACAAGCAGGTGTGTCTGATTTTATGCAGGCAAAAAAAAAACCCGGAGACCGGGTTTTTTAAAAACGCTATCGCAATCAAACTTTACGGAAGATCAGAGAACCGTTGGTTCCACCGAAGCCGAAAGAGTTGCAGAGTACGTATTCTAGGTTACTGACCTGACGTGCCTCATGCGGTACGAAATCCAGATCGCAGCCTTCATCTGGATTGTCCAGATTGAGCGTTGGCGGTACAGCCTGATCGCGCAGAGCAAGAATACTGAAAATAGACTCTACCGCACCTGCCGCACCGAGCAAGTGACCCGTCATGGATTTTGTCGAGCTCACCATCACACGGCTAGCGTCTGCACCAAATACGGATTTCACTGCCTGCGTTTCAGCTTTATCACCCGCAGGCGTAGAGGTGCCATGCGCGTTGATATAACCGATCTGGCTCGTTGCCAGACCCGCGTCACGCAGCGCGTTTTCCATCGCCAGCGCAGCCCCAGAACCGTTCTCAGGCGGAGACGTCATATGATACGCGTCGCTGCTCATGCCAAATCCAACAATTTCTGCATAGATTTTCGCACCGCGCTTTTTCGCGTGTTCATACTCTTCCAGCACCATGAGGCCAGCACCGTCACCCAGTACAAAACCATCACGGTCTTTATCCCACGGACGGCTTGCCGCCTGAGGATTGTCATTGCGCGTAGACAACGCACGAGCGGCACCGAATCCACCGACGCCCAATGGCGTACTGGCTTTTTCTGCACCACCAGCCAACATCACATCCGCATCGTTGTAAGCAATAATGCGAGCGGCCTGACCAATATTGTGCACGCCTGACGTACAGGCCGTAGCGATAGAGATGCTCGGGCCACGCAGTCCGTACATGATGGTAAGATGTCCAGCCACCATATTGACGATGGTTGACGGCACGAAGAACGGGCTGATTTTACGCGGGCCACCGTTCACCAGTGCAGTGTGGTTCTCTTCAATAAGACCCAGACCGCCGATGCCGGAACCAATAGCCGCACCGATACGCGGGGCGTTCTCTTCCGTGATTTCCAAACCGGAATCCTGCATGGCCTGAACGCCAGCAGCAACACCGTATTGAATAAAGGCATCCATTTTGCGAGCTTCTTTACGCGAAATGAATTCCTCAGAATTAAAATCCTTTACTAAGCCAGCAAAACGCGTTGCGTAGGCACTAGTATCGAAATGGTCGATCAGGCTGATACCACTCTGACCGGCAAGAAGAGCACTCCAGGTAGACTCAACTGTATTGCCGACAGGAGATAACATGCCCAGTCCGGTCACAACTACTCGACGCTTAGACACGCTTATCCTCCAGGGAGGGAAAAAAAGACACTGCGGGACAAAAAAACTTAGGCGGTCGAATGACCGCCTAGATATGTTCGCTTACTGCTGGTTAGCCTGAATGAAATCAATGGCTGCCTGAACAGTCGTGATTTTTTCAGCTTCTTCGTCTGGAATCTCAGTATCAAATTCTTCTTCCAGAGCCATTACCAGCTCAACAGTGTCAAGAGAATCAGCGCCGAGGTCGTCAACGAAAGAAGCATTGTTTACGACTTCTTCCTGCTTAACACCAAGCTGTTCAACGATGATTTTCTTAACGCGTTCTTCGATAGTGCTCATACTCTTAAATTTCCTATCAAAACTCGCTTTCGCGATGGTTTTCGTAGTGTATAAAATGTTTGAAAAGATGCAACAAAATCTCGGCTGGTTGAACCACGATTTTGTGCTATTTTGCGGTTATCACCGCAAATAATGCAAATAATT
This genomic interval from Pectobacterium aquaticum contains the following:
- the mltG gene encoding endolytic transglycosylase MltG: MKKKKISLLIITAVVLILLVAWQKMQRFADSPLAIEKETIFTLPAGTGREGLETLLLDQKITTDDTFFPWLLRFEPELAKFKAGTYRLTSGMTVREMLALLSSGKEAQFSIRFVEGSRLKEWLVTLQQAPYIKHSLADKTEQDIATQLEIKDKSNPEGWFYPDTYSYTAGTSDIALLQRAHQRMKKTVDEVWKGREEGLPYKTSDELLTMASIIEKETAINEERTQVASVFVNRLRLGMRLQTDPTVIYGMGDDYKGVITRKALDTPTPYNTYVIFGLPPTPIAMPGKASLDAAAHPAKTSYLYFVADGKGGHSFTTNLADHNRAVRVYRSALKERDEQ
- the pabC gene encoding aminodeoxychorismate lyase codes for the protein MLWINGQLQEQLSVLDRGTQYGDGCFTTARVCDGEIVWLDRHVARLQQAATRLLFPTLDWESLLAEMKQAALGRADGVVKVMLTRGVGGRGYSAQGCTQPTRVVMQVSYPAHYAGWREQGISLNLSPVALAKNPLLAGIKHLNRLEQVLIRAHLDQTSADETLVLDTSGALVECCAANLFWRKGLRVYTPDLSESGVEGVARQHIIALLADSDFELQIVSEPLIALSDADEVLVCNALMPIVPVNQAHIWRYHSRELYQFLSPDC
- the fabF gene encoding beta-ketoacyl-ACP synthase II, coding for MSKRRVVVTGLGMLSPVGNTVESTWSALLAGQSGISLIDHFDTSAYATRFAGLVKDFNSEEFISRKEARKMDAFIQYGVAAGVQAMQDSGLEITEENAPRIGAAIGSGIGGLGLIEENHTALVNGGPRKISPFFVPSTIVNMVAGHLTIMYGLRGPSISIATACTSGVHNIGQAARIIAYNDADVMLAGGAEKASTPLGVGGFGAARALSTRNDNPQAASRPWDKDRDGFVLGDGAGLMVLEEYEHAKKRGAKIYAEIVGFGMSSDAYHMTSPPENGSGAALAMENALRDAGLATSQIGYINAHGTSTPAGDKAETQAVKSVFGADASRVMVSSTKSMTGHLLGAAGAVESIFSILALRDQAVPPTLNLDNPDEGCDLDFVPHEARQVSNLEYVLCNSFGFGGTNGSLIFRKV
- the acpP gene encoding acyl carrier protein; its protein translation is MSTIEERVKKIIVEQLGVKQEEVVNNASFVDDLGADSLDTVELVMALEEEFDTEIPDEEAEKITTVQAAIDFIQANQQ